ATCACTCGATTCCGTTTCTTCTTTATGAAGCAGAATGGACTTGATATCCGCATCGACGATCTGGTCAATATGTTTATTTTCCAGTATGGTCTCTCTTTCGATGATCACTTCATTACGTTCTATGGAAACGACCTCGCCGGTATCTTCATCCACAAAGTCTTCGATCCATGACCTGACCACCCGTGCAGCCAGTTTACGTCCGACAACCTTTTTTAATCCAGCTTTGGATACTTTCACCTCCAGGGCAAGATTAAATATCTCAAGGATATCCTTATCCGACTCATAACCTATAGCCCTGAGCAGGGTGGTGACAGGTAATTTCTTTTTCCTGTCAATATAGGCATACATGACATTGTTAATATCGGTGGTAAACTCCATCCATGATCCTTTGAAAGGAATGATGCGGGCCGAATAGAGCTGGGAGCCGTTGGGATGGAAACTTGTACCGAAGAAAACCCCCGGAGAACGGTGTAACTGTGAAACGACAACACGTTCGGCACCATTGATAATAAAGGTGCCTTTAGGTGTCATATATGGCATCATGCCAAGGTAAACATCCTGTATGATGGTCTCAAAATCCTCATGCTCAGGGTCAGTGCAGTATAGCTTCAGTTTGGCTTTTAACGGAACACTATATGTCAGCCCCCTTTCAATGCACTCATCTATCGAGTAACGGGGAGGATCAATATAGTAATCCAGAAACTCCAGGACAAAATTATTCCGCGCATCTGTTATCGGGAAGTTCTCAGCGAAAACTTTATACAGACCCTCATTAATTCTGTCTTCCGGATTGGTTTCCAACTGAAAAAAATCCCGGAATGACTTTAACTGAACATCAAGAAAATCAGGATATTCAACCTGGAATTCAGTTCTGCCAAAATTGATTCTGTCGATCTTTTGTATGGCCAAGGTATTATGATTTTAAGGTTTGTAGTAAAAATGAACTTATTAGATAATGCGCAGATACAAGAAATAGCTTCTTTCCATGTTGCCTTGGAAAGAAGCCTACTTCTCTTGAACATTATTCGATATGTTTTTACTTAACCTCAACCTCAGCGCCAGCCTCCTCTAATTGTTTCTTTAACGCTTCTGCTTCATCCTTTGTAACACCTTCTTTGATAGCTTTTGGAGCCGCATCGACAAGCTCTTTAGATTCTTTAAGGCCGAGGCTGGTCATTTCCTTAACCAGTTTCACGACCGCCAATTTCGACAAGCCGGATGACTTGAGGATCACATCAAAGGCGGTCTGTTCTTCCACTGCCGGAGCAGCAGCACCAGCGCCGGCTGCAGGCGCAACTATTACAGCCGCAGCTGCAGCAGGTTCTATGCCGTATTCACTCTTCAGAATCTGCGCCAATTCATTGACTTCTTTTACTGTTAAATTCACAAGTTTTTCTGCAAACGTTTTTAAATCTGCCATTTTATCTAAATTTTAATTGGTTTTAATGTATGGTTATTTATTTTAATTTCTCACTAATAATCCTATTCCAGGCGATCCGACAGGGTTTTGACTATACCCGAAAGCGTATGTCCGCCCGACTGAAGGGCTGAAATGACATTACGTGCCGGCGACTGGAGCAGGAAGATGATATCTGCGATCAGCTCGTTCTTGGACTTGATGTGTATCAGCGCTTCCAGCTGTTCATCGCCTACGTAAACCGTTTCCTCCACATAGGCCCCTTTCAGTACAGGCCTATCCGAATCCTTCCGGAACTCTTTTATCAGCATTGCAGGAGCATTACCCGATGCAGAAATCATCAGGGACGTGGAACCTTTAAGAATATTATATAAAGACTCATAATTCCTGCCACTTTTATGCATAGCTTTCTTAAGCAAGTTGTTCTTCACAACCACCAGCTTGACATCCCGCCTGAAACACAGCCTCCTCAGGTTGCTGGTGCGTTCGGAATTCAGATTTGATATGTCCGTAAAATAGACATTGTTGCTTCCCCGTAATTTCTCAGTCAGAGTTTCAATTGCCTGATTTTTTTCTTCTCTTGTCATAGCTTGCTACTTTCAGATTTTTCGCCAATTTCAAAATATGAATTATACTGTTACGGATTTCTGGTCAACACGCACGCCGGGGCTCATGGTACTGGATATAAATATGCTTTTCACATAAGTTCCTTTGGCTGCTGCCGGTTTCAGTTTGATAATAGTCTGTATCAATTCCTTTGCATTATCCACAATTTTATCCTGTGGAAACGACACTTTACCGACAGCGGCATGAATGATACCATATTTATCGACCTTGAAATCGATTTTGCCGGCTTTAACTTCTTTCACTGCTTTTCCGATATCCATGGTCACTGTGCCGGATTTCGGATTTGGCATGAGGCCGCGGGGGCCTAATATCTTACCCAGGGCACCTACTTTCGACATGATAGAAGGCATGGTGATGACCACATCGATATCTGTCCATCCGCCTTTTATTTTCTGGATATAATCGTCGAGGCCGAAATAATCGGCGCCGGCTTCCCGGGCTTCATCTTCCTTGTCGGGAGTACATAACACCAAAACTCTTTTGGTTTTGCCCGTTCCATGCGGCAGGGTTAGAGTGCCCCTGACCATCTGGTTAGCCTTCCGGGGATCTACTCCTAACCTGACATCCAGGTCGACTGACGAATCAAATTTTGTGGTCGTCACCTCTTTTATGATTCCAACTGCGTCGGCCAGCGAATAAGTCACACTTTTATCATACTTCGTTATCGCGGCTTTTCTGTTTTTGGTCAATGTCGTCATCTCAACAATCGTTTGTGCTTGTTTTACAATTTATTTCTCAGCGGGATCTTCTCCCTTTACAGTAATACCCATGCTGCGGGCTGTGCCGGCAACCATTTTCATGGCTGAGTCAAGTGTGAAAGCATTCAGGTCATTCATCTTATCTTCGGCGATCGTTTTTACTTGCTCCAAGGTAACAAAGGCTACCTTCTGCCTGTTTGGCTCGGCAGACCCCTTTTGCACTTTGGCTGCTTCCATCAGCTGAACCGCAACAGGTGGCGACTTGATGATAAAGTTGAATGACTTATCCTTGAATACTGTGATAATAACCGGAAGGAGTTTTCCGGTTTTATCCTGCGTACGCGCATTGAACTGCTTACAAAATTCCATGATGTTCACGCCTTTGGCACCCAGCGCAGGTCCGACGGGAGGTGAAGGATTAGCCGCTCCTCCCTTGATTTGCAACTTGATTATACCACTTACTTCTTTGGCCATTTCCTATTAATTATAAAAATTTATTTATCACTTATTCTTTCATTCAACTCTCTGATCCCTGATCATTGATCATTGTTCATTGTTCTATTGTTCTTTTTCCACCTGCATAAAACTCAGTTCCAGAGGTGTCTTCCTTCCGAAAATCTTCACAATGACCTTCAGTCTTTTCTTTTCTTCATTTATTTCTTCGATAACGCCGCTGAAGCTGTTAAAAGGTCCATCGATGACGGTGACGGTTTCTCCGACGATAAAGGGAACATTCAGTTCCTCGCCCAAGCCTTTAAGCTCGTCGACTTTTCCGAGTATTCTGTTCACTTCCGAAGGCCGCAATGCATTAGGTTCCCCTTTTGATCCGAGAAATCCCAAAACACCCGGGACATTTCTGATGATATGAGGGATTTCCCCGACCAGGACGGCTTCGATGAGCACATATCCGGGGAAAAAATTCCGCTCCTTGCTGACTTTCTTTCCCTTTCTTACCTGATATATCTTCTCTGTCGGAATTAAAACCTGCGACACAAAATCCTGCAGTTTAAGGCGGCTGATTTCATTTTCAATATACTGCTTCACCTTCTTCTCGTTACCGCTGATGGCCTTGACAACATACCATTTTTTTTCTTGCTCAACCATATCTAAGCCTGGATTGAAGGATTGAATAACAGTTTATGAATCAGTTGGAGTGACAATTAAAATAATTTATAGTACTGTCCGAGGATACCTTTAAAGGACATATCCATGATGAATACAACCAGTGCAATAAGCAGGGAAGCAACGAAGACAACTATCGCACTGCCTTGCAGTTCACTCCATGTAGGCCACGACACCTTATGCATAAGTTCATCGTAGCTTTCTTTGACATATTCTTTTATCTTGAAACGAGCCATTTTCTTTATCTTTATTAGCACGGGTAGCAGGACTCGAACCTGCAACCAATGGTTTTGGAGACCACTACTCTACCAGTTGAGCTACACCCGTACATTGATATTCATATTGATGAATGTCCTGATAACAGTATCACGGCAATATCCCGGATACCAATACCATCAGTGTCATCCGCAATGTTATCAGTCAAGGATCTCGGTCACCTGTCCGGCGCCAACGGTTCTGCCGCCTTCACGTATAGCAAAGCGCAGACCTTTACTCATAGCGATCTCATGGATCAGATGGACTTCAATAGTCAGGTTGTCACCGGGCATCACCATTTCAATTCCATGCGGAAGGGTAATTTCTCCGGTCACATCAGTGGTCCTGAAATAGAACTGCGGACGGTATTTGTTATGAAATGGTGTATGACGTCCACCTTCTTCTTTTTTAAGGACATAAACTTCACCCTTGAAATGTTTGTGCGGTGTGATTGAACCGGGTTTGGCGATGACCATACCTCTGGCGACATCGGTTTTTTCAATACCTCTCAGCAGAAGACCTGCATTATCGCCGGCTTCACCCTGGTCGAGAATTTTACGGAACATTTCAACGCCGGTAACGACAGATTTCAGTTTTTCTGCGCCCAGGCCGATAATTTCAACCGGCTCGCCGATTTTGATAACACCCTGTTCAATTCTTCCAGTAGCCACGGTACCACGGCCGGTGATGGAGAAAACGTCTTCGACGGGCATGAGGAAATCCTTTTCTCTTTCGCGTTTAGGCAGAGGTATCCAGGTGTCGCAAGCTTCCAAGAGTTCAAATATTTTTTCCACCCATTTAGGTTCCTTATTGAGTGCGCCGAGGGCTGAACCGCGGATGATGGGTGAGTCATGCTCGAACTTATAGAATGCCAGCAGGTCTCTGATTTCCATATCGACAAGTTCGAGGAGTTCCTCATCGTCAACCATATCCACTTTATTCATGAAGACTACAATCTTGGGGACGCCGACCTGGCGTGCCAGGAGGATATGTTCACGGGTTTGGGGCATAGGGCCGTCATTGGCGGCAACGACGAGTATGGCTCCGTCCATCTGGGCGGCACCGGTAACCATATTCTTGATATAGTCGGCATGGCCAGGGCAGTCCACATGAGCATAATGCCTGTTGACTGACTGGTATTCAATATGGGCCGTATTGATGGTGATACCTCTTGCTTTTTCTTCAGGAGCATTATCAATTTCATCAAAGGATTTGTAAACAGCCAATCCTTTATCCTGCAAATTCAGGGTAATAGCAGCCGTCAACGTCGTTTTGCCATGGTCAATATGACCGATAGTTCCGATATTGACGTGCGGTTTAGTACGTGAGAATTTTTCTTTTGCCATATCAAATAATGTTAGGTTGTGTTTATAAAAACGTTTTTGTTCATTCAACGATGAGCCAATGACGGGGGTCGAACCCGTGACCTCATCCTTACCAAGGATGCGCTCTACCGACTGAGCTACATCGGCCTGTTGGAGCGGAAAACGGGGCTCGAACCCGCCACCTACAGCTTGGAAGGCTGTCGCTCTACCAAATGAGCTATTTCCGCATGTGGGGAGAGGAGGATTCGAACCTCCGAAGGCATAGCCAACAGATTTACAGTCTGCCCCATTTGGCCACTCTGGTATCTCCCCGTCATGCTTTCAACAAATAAAAGAACAGAGCCGATGGACGGATTCGAACCGCCGACCAGCTGATTACAAATCAGCTGCTCTGGCCAGCTGAGCTACATCGGCATGCGCCAATCGCTTATCAATCAATATATAAATGCAGCCCTCTCGAAAAGGACTGCAAATTTAGTAACTCTCCAAATAACAACAAAGATTTTTTTTACTTTTTTATGAAAATATTTCAAAATCTCAACCTCGCTGCTTCTCCTTGTATTTCTTGAGCTGCCGCATTAATGCCTCAACAGCTATATCGGTAGCTTCTTCAAAAGTAGAACTCTGTTTCTTCGCAAACAGATCATTACCTCTCACAAATATCCTTATTTCGGCTATCTTGTTTTCAGGTACATCCGTGTTTTCCAACTTTAATTTTACCTCTCCTCCCAGCAGACCATCGTAGTAATGCGATAATTTGCTTACCTTCTCATTTATGAAATCCTTTAATTTCCGGTCTGCCTTGAATCGTACTGAAGTGATGTTGACATTCATGGATAACCTCCTTTTTATGCTCTTGGGTGAGCTTGTTTATAAATCTTTTTCAACTTCTCGATCGTATTGTGTGTGTAAACCTGTGTTGCTGAAAGATTGGCATGGCCAAGGAGTTCTTTCACCGCATTCAGGTCAGCACCGCCATCTAATAAATGAGTCGCAAATGTATGCCGCAGTATATGAGGGCTTTTTTTCTCCAGTGTGGTCACAGTTCCGAGGTACCTGACAACTATCCGATAGATCAGCCTGGGATATGTTTTCTCGCCTTTTCTGGTAACAAATAAATACCCCTCAATGTTCACTTTATCCACCTCCCGGTTACGGATATCCTGGTAGCCCTTCAGAAGATCCCTCATGAATCCTGTTATCGGAATCAGGCGTTCCTTATTCCGTTTGCCGAGGACTTTTATGGTCAGATTATCCGTATCAATGCTGGAATCCTTCAGGCTGACCAATTCCGATAAACGCATGCCTGTCTGGTAAAAAAGTTCAAGTATCAGCCTGTCGCGAATGCCTTCAAAATCATTTCCAAAGTCAATTTGGCTGAACAAAAAATCCATTTTTTCACGGTCAACGAAAACAGGCAATTTTTTCGATTCTTTTGGCGGAATGACCCTGGCCATAGGATTTTCATTGATGGCACCCTCTCTGATGAGAAATTTAAAATATGATCTCAGCGTGCTGAGCTTACGGTTGACAGCTCTCGCGGTGACATGCTGATCCATAAGCTCTACCAGCCATGAACGGATTATCATGTGGTCAACGCTTTGTATATCATTCATTCCGTAACGCACATCCAGAAAATGGTAAAATTGATCAAGGTCGGTCCGGTAGGCTTTAATGGTATGGACTGAATATCGCTTTTCGTAACCTATGTAATCGATAAATTTCTCCAGCGTCATTCAGAAAAAATAAAAGAAGAAACCCTGCCTCTTTAACTAACGATAAAGTTAGTTATAAAATTGTAAAAAACAAAATTTCCTCTCTGAAAAAATTACTCTTGTGCTTGCTGTAACTGTTGGATATAGATGGCTCTCAGCCTTTCTTCCCTTTTCTTAACCGATGGTTTCGAAAATTTTTGTCTTTCACGCAATTCTTTAACCACGCCGGTTTTTTCAAACTTTCTCTTGAGCTTTTTCAAAGCCCTGTCGATGCTTTCGCCTTCTTTAACTGGTATAATGATCATGTTACTTATACTCTCCTTTTAAATAGAACAACAGGTTATTTATAGGTTTTCAGGGGTGCAAAGATACGCTTAAATATTTAATCTGCAAAAAAAATTTCATTGATATTATCTTTTAAAAGGATATGTCCTAAAAGTGAGCGGACTGAGGAGCGCAGCGTCGAGGGAGCTTCCCAGTTGCGAAACCATAACGAGGCCTTGCGGCCCGAGCAAAAAAAAAGAAGCTCTCTTGGGTTATACGATAGCCTTGTATCCTATTTATAGATTCTCCAGTATGAACTTCGTCATATTCCTGAAAAGGTGATAGGAGGTATTACCTCCATAAATTCCATGGTTACGGTTGGTATAGAGCAGCATGGAATAATCCTTGTCAGCCTGAACCAGCCGTTCGGTAAACTCCAGAGTATTCTGGACATGGACATTATCATCGCCGGTGCCATGGATGATCAATAATTTGCCCTGGAACTTATCGGCGAAATTCAACGGGGAATTTTCATCATAACTGTTTGGATTATCCTGTGGCTTGCGCATGAACCGTTCAGTATATATATTGTCATAATACCGCCAGCTGGTGGCAGGTGCCACTGCAATGCCCATTTTAAAGGTCCCTTCACCTTTGGTCATGCACATCAGTGTCATATATCCGCCAAAGCTCCATCCCCATATACCGATACGTTCAGGATCCACATAAGGAAGAGTGCCCAGATATTTGGCAGCTTCCACCTGATCGATGGTTTCATATTTTCCCATCTGCAGGTAGGTCATCTTGCGGAACTGCTCGCCCCTGGCACCTGTGCCGCGGCCATCCACAGTCACTACAATATATCCTTCCTGAGCCAGGTAATTATCCCATCCAAAATTCCAGGTATCAATGACAGTCTGCGAGTTTGGCCCGCCATATACATACATGAATACGGGATATTTCTTTGCAGGATCAAAATCAGGAGGTTTCAGCATGGCTCCGTTGAGTTCCACACCTTCACTGGTTTTAAAGGTAAAAAGCTCAGGTGTGCTGTATGAATAGCTTTTCAGCTTATTATTTAAATCCTGGTTATCTTCAAGTACCCGCACGATGTTGCCCTGTGAGTTATAAAGAGCCACATAATCAGGTGTGGCATAACTGGACCAGGTAAGCTTGCAGTATTGATAATTTTTACTGAATTTAGCCGAGTTATTGCCTGCCTTATCCGATATCCTTTTCTTGCCTGTTCCGTCAAGCCTGATAGAATAGATCTCCGCCCTGGCAGGCGACAGTTCCGATGCCTGATAATAAATAACGCCTCTCTCTTCATCAATGCCATAGCATTCTTTCACATCAAAATCACCTGTTGGAATTCTTTTAACGGTATAGTCACTCATACTGCACAGGTAAATATTATTCCACCCATCGCGTTCGCTTAACCAGAGGAAATGAGCATTATCCCTGAGAAATGTCAGGGCATCAAAATTGTTTTCGGAGATATAGCAGGCATTTTCCTCTTTGTAAAAAACCTTCGATTGGCCGGTAGTGGCCTGTGCTGCCAGCAATTCCAGCTTATTCTGAAGGCGGTTCAGCCGGTAAATGCAGAGGATACCCGGATCGTTGGTCCATTTTATACGCGGGATGTACTGGTCTGCCTCCTTGCCGATGTCCATTCTGATATCTGCACCGGTCTTCAGGTCATACACATGCACAGTGACAAGCGAATTGCTTTCGCCTGCCTTGGGATACCTGAACGTCCTGTTCTCAGGATAAAGCACGTTATTTTTTAATTCCGGCTTTTGTCCGGCATACATGGTCATATTAAACATGGGGACAGTGCTCTCATCAAAGCGCATATATGCGATCTTTTTGCTGTCGGGTGACCAGGCAAATGCTTTGCTGAAACCGAATTCTTCCTCGTAAACCCAGTCAGGAGCACCATTGATAATATAACTGTACCGGCCATCGGTGGTCACCTGCTTTTCCTCACCCGACAGCAGATTGATAATATAAAGGTTATTATCCCTGACAAAAGCCACCATGGAGCCATCAGGCGAAAATGTCGCCAGTTGTTGCCTGCCATTTACCGAAAGTTTTTTCAGCTCTTTTGAGCGGATCGTAAATATGTAATAATCGGCTTTGGAAGAATAGCGGTAGATAGGTTCTGTTCCGGTCGAAAATAAAATCCTGGATTCATCATTGCTGAAATTATAACCGTCGAAGTAGGGCAGTGAATCGCGTTTCATAGCGTCCGGATTAAGAATGGTATCAACAGCCTTTCCGGTTTCATATTCATATTTCACGATGGCAGTGCCTTCAGCAGCCATGGTATAGTGAATCCCGTCGTTCATGGAATTCATGCCATAAACCGACCGAGGATAAAAGGTGAAATTCTTTATGACATCATCCAGCGTGATCTTTCCGTTGCCCTGTCCCGAAAGCAGCATTGGAACGATCAGGACTGCAAGCATCAGCAGAGGAAAATAAAAGTTTTTTTTCATAATCGTCATATTGTCAAATTGTTTTATTGTCTAATTAATTTACTGTCATCCCCCCTACCAGCCCCTTTTGATAAAATTATTGATCATTGATCACTGATCATTGATCATTGTCATCTCATATTTCCCCGCAAAAAAAATAAATTCACCGTTTTTTTTATTATTTTTACATTTGTGTATTCAAAAGTAATTTAATTGTAATAAAACTTAAAACTTGACCTATGAAAAAGTTATTTACTTTATGCCTTATCCTTTTTTCACTTTTCTTTTTACAGGTTGCCGCCCAGGATGACATACCCAATAAGGATTTTGAGCAATGGGATAATTTTGACACATACGAAGTGCCTACATACTGGGATTCACCAAATGCTGAGACCGGGCTGGTTAATATTTTTGAAGTCACCAGGGATACGGTCACTGTTTACCAGGGCCTGTATTCAGCCCGTCTGGAAACAATGAATGTGATGGGCATTGCAACCGTCCCCGGCTTACTGACGCTGGGTGAATTTACCGTAAATTTTGCCACACAGGAGTTTTCGATTACCGGTGGCACGCCATTCACTGAGCGTCCGGTGAAGCTGACAGGCCACTATCGGTATGCACCGCAGGGCGGAGATGCCTGTTCCTTTTCAATTGCATTGACAAAATATAATTCGGTATCAGGACAGCGTGACACCATCGGCGCCGGATTGACAGTAATTAATACCTCTGCCGGCAGCTGGACTCTTTTCGAAGTGCCGGTTTTCTACTTTTCACAAGAGGATCCCGACTCCATGAATATTGTGATCTTTTCATCCCCACCGACAAATCCTGTCATCGGCAGTGTGCTGATTGTGGATGCCCTGGAAATTAACCTGGGTGTGGGAGTCGGTGAGCATGGAGTTGTAAGAGATGTGACAATGTCGTTTGATCCCTATCAGAATCAGTTGGTGATCAATTTCACCGGGCCATCTGCCGGGCAGGTATTGGTGAGCATCTATAATGCCACGGGACAAGTTCTTCTCAAGGGACAACTGATGACGGCCACAGGGCATCAGAGCATCAATATGGGCAGATATCCGCAGGGCTTGTATGTCATTGAAGTGATATCAGGAACCGAGAGGATCATACAGAAGATACTCAGATAGATCATTACAGGCTATAGAGCTGATGTGCCAATGTGCCAATGAGGTAAATTTTTGTTTTTCAATTCAATTTTTTACTACCTTTGCTCTCCCATTTTTGATTTTTAATTTTTAATCTTTGATATAAGTCTGGGACGTTAGCTCAGCTGGTTTAGAGCGCATGCTTGACAGGCATGAGGTCATTGGTTCGATCCCAATACGCCCCACAAACACAAAGGGCTTCATGATTTCCTCAATCATGAAGCCCTTTGTGTTAAATTCCAAATAACAAATTCCAAATACCAAAAAATAATGACTGACTGGTAAGAAAGTTATGGTCTTTTGTCCAATTTACAGAAAACGACAGACCTTCAAGAAATCGATGCAAAATAAAGCCACAGGATGCACGATCTCAGAGTGAAAAGTATCGCTACCCCGGGGTTAATCGTGCGCTGTGCGTAAAGCAAACACAAAGAGGAGGTATTTCTAC
This DNA window, taken from Bacteroidota bacterium, encodes the following:
- the rplL gene encoding 50S ribosomal protein L7/L12, whose protein sequence is MADLKTFAEKLVNLTVKEVNELAQILKSEYGIEPAAAAAVIVAPAAGAGAAAPAVEEQTAFDVILKSSGLSKLAVVKLVKEMTSLGLKESKELVDAAPKAIKEGVTKDEAEALKKQLEEAGAEVEVK
- the secE gene encoding preprotein translocase subunit SecE, with product MARFKIKEYVKESYDELMHKVSWPTWSELQGSAIVVFVASLLIALVVFIMDMSFKGILGQYYKLF
- the rplA gene encoding 50S ribosomal protein L1, producing the protein MTTLTKNRKAAITKYDKSVTYSLADAVGIIKEVTTTKFDSSVDLDVRLGVDPRKANQMVRGTLTLPHGTGKTKRVLVLCTPDKEDEAREAGADYFGLDDYIQKIKGGWTDIDVVITMPSIMSKVGALGKILGPRGLMPNPKSGTVTMDIGKAVKEVKAGKIDFKVDKYGIIHAAVGKVSFPQDKIVDNAKELIQTIIKLKPAAAKGTYVKSIFISSTMSPGVRVDQKSVTV
- the tuf gene encoding elongation factor Tu, producing MAKEKFSRTKPHVNIGTIGHIDHGKTTLTAAITLNLQDKGLAVYKSFDEIDNAPEEKARGITINTAHIEYQSVNRHYAHVDCPGHADYIKNMVTGAAQMDGAILVVAANDGPMPQTREHILLARQVGVPKIVVFMNKVDMVDDEELLELVDMEIRDLLAFYKFEHDSPIIRGSALGALNKEPKWVEKIFELLEACDTWIPLPKREREKDFLMPVEDVFSITGRGTVATGRIEQGVIKIGEPVEIIGLGAEKLKSVVTGVEMFRKILDQGEAGDNAGLLLRGIEKTDVARGMVIAKPGSITPHKHFKGEVYVLKKEEGGRHTPFHNKYRPQFYFRTTDVTGEITLPHGIEMVMPGDNLTIEVHLIHEIAMSKGLRFAIREGGRTVGAGQVTEILD
- the raiA gene encoding ribosome-associated translation inhibitor RaiA, with translation MNVNITSVRFKADRKLKDFINEKVSKLSHYYDGLLGGEVKLKLENTDVPENKIAEIRIFVRGNDLFAKKQSSTFEEATDIAVEALMRQLKKYKEKQRG
- a CDS encoding tyrosine recombinase XerC yields the protein MTLEKFIDYIGYEKRYSVHTIKAYRTDLDQFYHFLDVRYGMNDIQSVDHMIIRSWLVELMDQHVTARAVNRKLSTLRSYFKFLIREGAINENPMARVIPPKESKKLPVFVDREKMDFLFSQIDFGNDFEGIRDRLILELFYQTGMRLSELVSLKDSSIDTDNLTIKVLGKRNKERLIPITGFMRDLLKGYQDIRNREVDKVNIEGYLFVTRKGEKTYPRLIYRIVVRYLGTVTTLEKKSPHILRHTFATHLLDGGADLNAVKELLGHANLSATQVYTHNTIEKLKKIYKQAHPRA
- the rplJ gene encoding 50S ribosomal protein L10 — encoded protein: MTREEKNQAIETLTEKLRGSNNVYFTDISNLNSERTSNLRRLCFRRDVKLVVVKNNLLKKAMHKSGRNYESLYNILKGSTSLMISASGNAPAMLIKEFRKDSDRPVLKGAYVEETVYVGDEQLEALIHIKSKNELIADIIFLLQSPARNVISALQSGGHTLSGIVKTLSDRLE
- the rpsU gene encoding 30S ribosomal protein S21; protein product: MIIIPVKEGESIDRALKKLKRKFEKTGVVKELRERQKFSKPSVKKREERLRAIYIQQLQQAQE
- a CDS encoding S9 family peptidase; this encodes MKKNFYFPLLMLAVLIVPMLLSGQGNGKITLDDVIKNFTFYPRSVYGMNSMNDGIHYTMAAEGTAIVKYEYETGKAVDTILNPDAMKRDSLPYFDGYNFSNDESRILFSTGTEPIYRYSSKADYYIFTIRSKELKKLSVNGRQQLATFSPDGSMVAFVRDNNLYIINLLSGEEKQVTTDGRYSYIINGAPDWVYEEEFGFSKAFAWSPDSKKIAYMRFDESTVPMFNMTMYAGQKPELKNNVLYPENRTFRYPKAGESNSLVTVHVYDLKTGADIRMDIGKEADQYIPRIKWTNDPGILCIYRLNRLQNKLELLAAQATTGQSKVFYKEENACYISENNFDALTFLRDNAHFLWLSERDGWNNIYLCSMSDYTVKRIPTGDFDVKECYGIDEERGVIYYQASELSPARAEIYSIRLDGTGKKRISDKAGNNSAKFSKNYQYCKLTWSSYATPDYVALYNSQGNIVRVLEDNQDLNNKLKSYSYSTPELFTFKTSEGVELNGAMLKPPDFDPAKKYPVFMYVYGGPNSQTVIDTWNFGWDNYLAQEGYIVVTVDGRGTGARGEQFRKMTYLQMGKYETIDQVEAAKYLGTLPYVDPERIGIWGWSFGGYMTLMCMTKGEGTFKMGIAVAPATSWRYYDNIYTERFMRKPQDNPNSYDENSPLNFADKFQGKLLIIHGTGDDNVHVQNTLEFTERLVQADKDYSMLLYTNRNHGIYGGNTSYHLFRNMTKFILENL
- the nusG gene encoding transcription termination/antitermination protein NusG, giving the protein MVEQEKKWYVVKAISGNEKKVKQYIENEISRLKLQDFVSQVLIPTEKIYQVRKGKKVSKERNFFPGYVLIEAVLVGEIPHIIRNVPGVLGFLGSKGEPNALRPSEVNRILGKVDELKGLGEELNVPFIVGETVTVIDGPFNSFSGVIEEINEEKKRLKVIVKIFGRKTPLELSFMQVEKEQ
- the rplK gene encoding 50S ribosomal protein L11 → MAKEVSGIIKLQIKGGAANPSPPVGPALGAKGVNIMEFCKQFNARTQDKTGKLLPVIITVFKDKSFNFIIKSPPVAVQLMEAAKVQKGSAEPNRQKVAFVTLEQVKTIAEDKMNDLNAFTLDSAMKMVAGTARSMGITVKGEDPAEK
- a CDS encoding PCMD domain-containing protein, producing MKKLFTLCLILFSLFFLQVAAQDDIPNKDFEQWDNFDTYEVPTYWDSPNAETGLVNIFEVTRDTVTVYQGLYSARLETMNVMGIATVPGLLTLGEFTVNFATQEFSITGGTPFTERPVKLTGHYRYAPQGGDACSFSIALTKYNSVSGQRDTIGAGLTVINTSAGSWTLFEVPVFYFSQEDPDSMNIVIFSSPPTNPVIGSVLIVDALEINLGVGVGEHGVVRDVTMSFDPYQNQLVINFTGPSAGQVLVSIYNATGQVLLKGQLMTATGHQSINMGRYPQGLYVIEVISGTERIIQKILR